The following coding sequences are from one Hymenobacter sp. DG25A window:
- a CDS encoding HEAT repeat domain-containing protein, giving the protein MQEGLMDLLANELSAQEQQAMHAHLANCPACQHELQAVQKLWHTMGNLPVPEPSEQLRPRFYSMLAEFQADEQRKQRWSLAGMLQQLQDWWQPEYATRLAYSLVLLVVGLAAGYLLRGRETAAPANAEQPMAVVEAPDGNVQQAQMLTLLANPSAVQRLRAVSYAEELAPSNDRVVAALLSTLNQDPNVNVRLASLEVLAGLSQDPTVRQGLVRSLAQQESPLVQSAMADVMVQLQERRSVRPLRKLLQQENLNEQVKTKIEQSIQSLSTERSADHSTPSTYDETLNHTRTDLDTSVAA; this is encoded by the coding sequence GTGCAAGAAGGGCTGATGGACTTGCTGGCCAACGAATTGTCGGCGCAGGAACAACAGGCAATGCACGCCCATCTGGCGAACTGCCCGGCCTGCCAGCATGAATTGCAGGCCGTTCAAAAGCTCTGGCACACTATGGGAAACCTGCCCGTGCCGGAGCCCAGTGAGCAGCTGCGCCCCCGCTTCTACAGCATGCTGGCGGAGTTTCAGGCCGATGAGCAGCGCAAGCAGCGCTGGTCGTTGGCGGGCATGCTCCAACAACTGCAGGATTGGTGGCAGCCGGAATATGCTACCCGCCTGGCTTACAGCCTTGTGTTGCTGGTAGTGGGCCTGGCGGCCGGCTACCTGCTGCGAGGCCGGGAAACGGCTGCTCCGGCCAATGCCGAACAGCCCATGGCGGTAGTGGAAGCCCCGGACGGAAATGTGCAGCAGGCGCAAATGCTCACGCTGCTGGCTAACCCCTCGGCGGTGCAGCGGCTGCGCGCCGTGAGCTACGCCGAGGAGCTGGCCCCCAGCAACGACCGGGTGGTGGCGGCCCTGCTCAGCACGCTTAACCAGGACCCGAACGTGAATGTGCGGCTGGCGTCGCTGGAAGTACTGGCGGGCCTTTCCCAGGACCCCACGGTGCGCCAGGGCCTGGTACGCTCCTTGGCCCAGCAAGAATCCCCGCTTGTGCAGTCGGCAATGGCCGATGTGATGGTGCAGCTGCAGGAGCGCCGCTCGGTGCGCCCCCTGCGGAAACTACTGCAGCAGGAAAACCTGAACGAGCAGGTAAAAACCAAAATCGAGCAAAGCATTCAGTCTTTGTCTACAGAACGGTCTGCGGACCACTCAACCCCTTCAACCTACGATGAAACCCTTAACCATACTCGGACTGATCTGGACACTTCTGTGGCTGCCTAG
- a CDS encoding RNA polymerase sigma factor, translating to MNSLTDNSLMLQVKAGQVDKMGLLFERYHRPLLAFFYHSNGNATASEDLVQNVFYRMLKYRHTFTGEGEFRTWMYHLARNVLADAAKKNKPSAHHQDIADWAEKIAGGTTADASLQQAQEVAQLHRAMARLSAEQREILVMSRFQELKYEQIAQLLDTTVGAVKVRAHRALCQLKDIYLLMENGSQVRKL from the coding sequence TTGAACTCGCTCACGGACAATTCGCTCATGCTGCAAGTGAAGGCCGGCCAGGTCGATAAGATGGGCTTGCTCTTTGAGCGCTACCATCGGCCGTTGTTGGCGTTTTTCTACCACTCTAACGGTAATGCCACGGCCAGCGAAGACCTGGTGCAAAACGTATTTTACCGCATGCTGAAATACCGCCACACCTTCACCGGGGAGGGCGAGTTTCGAACCTGGATGTACCACCTCGCGCGCAACGTGCTAGCCGATGCCGCGAAGAAAAACAAACCCTCGGCCCATCACCAGGACATAGCAGACTGGGCCGAAAAAATTGCAGGCGGGACGACGGCCGACGCCAGTCTGCAGCAGGCACAGGAGGTAGCGCAACTGCACCGGGCTATGGCCCGCCTCAGTGCCGAACAGCGGGAAATACTCGTCATGAGTCGTTTCCAGGAGCTGAAATACGAGCAGATAGCGCAGCTGCTTGATACTACGGTAGGAGCCGTGAAGGTGCGCGCGCACCGGGCCCTCTGCCAATTGAAGGACATTTATTTGCTAATGGAAAATGGAAGCCAAGTTCGGAAACTGTGA
- a CDS encoding PAS domain-containing hybrid sensor histidine kinase/response regulator, which translates to MTTEKDLASSYYFNPREQELLLVQEVFDAVVLLDKQGYITWVNQGFTALFGYEDSEVAGQPVWMILSDLASDESPEYYMQARLAAGTSFRYEVLAPHKDGSMGWVQVKVQPMGLGPDGAPRFACLLENIAERKATQRSLAESEERFRFLVEQVPGVLFQWRENHDGSAGFSYISPRLREMFGILPEQLTHLREIIHPEDRPQWEAAMELARKDGNTWAFEGRLVVPGQPLRWCRANSLYSSTDAQGSVFSGILLDVTALKQAEETVRENEQRWQLAMERFGDGAWEFNYQNGQEYFSKAYIRMLGYTQEEFESQQQSWIHHVHPEDQALSIQASDAYLSGQVPMYSVERRLLCKSGEYKWVLTRGLITKYDEQGRPLIMTGVHTDISEIKKANLAIEATTLRLYTTISNFQEGILLEDENNQVVLANEAICRIFNLPNAPEELIGMNTLIFNQQVSNQFKDEAQFARHYVALRDNPQLRTGEIFKLKNGRTLQCDFVPIQVDEQYIGSLCKFEDITERKNNEDALKRREEKYRTIIESMNLGLVELDLNSKVTYVNQAFCEITGFQREEFLYQEAVNQILHADDVAFLDAKNNSRLQGVSDTYELAIISKTGEEKWLLITAGPIYNDQKQVYGSISITLDITHQKQLEHNLRAAKEFAEESTRSKELFLANMSHEIRTPLNAILGMGQLLAKTPLNNEQHNYLRAIASSGENLLVIINDILDLSKIGASQLSIESIGFTMDHLLRQIQKSLHFKAEEKGLLFLTSVDARLPEVLLGDPYRLTQVLLNLAGNAIKFTEKGQVAITCELLAQHPGQVEIQFTVSDTGIGIDPEYLADIFKEFSQEDTSVTRKFGGTGLGLSISRSLVRLMGGEIQIESQKYHGTRSQFMLVLPVGTPLDLPEKIEATPESREILRGKHILLVEDNAFNRQIAKGFLNNAGMQITEAENGAIAVELARQHVFDVILMDVQMPVMNGLEATHFLRQQLALTTPVIALTANAIKGEREKCLQAGMNDYLTKPFQEEELFKIIGAWLTSNKDQEQADSAALSRPEEPAFYNLEIIQKIGQGDQSFVLLMLESFIESAQEAIEELTTARQQQDVQVLRASAHKLKPSLEHVQVHRILPLVLQLDKWSGDFKPEILEPLIDKTMALLQELIDQMSQELRERQKEA; encoded by the coding sequence ATGACTACCGAGAAAGACCTTGCTTCCTCCTATTATTTTAACCCGCGGGAACAGGAGTTACTGCTGGTGCAGGAGGTATTTGATGCCGTTGTGCTGCTGGACAAGCAGGGGTACATCACGTGGGTAAACCAGGGGTTCACGGCTCTTTTTGGGTATGAGGATAGCGAAGTAGCCGGCCAGCCCGTCTGGATGATTCTGAGTGATTTGGCCAGCGACGAAAGTCCGGAGTACTACATGCAGGCGCGGTTAGCAGCCGGTACCTCCTTTCGGTATGAAGTGCTGGCCCCGCATAAGGATGGCTCTATGGGCTGGGTGCAGGTAAAAGTGCAGCCCATGGGCCTTGGCCCCGATGGGGCGCCCCGGTTTGCCTGCCTGCTGGAAAACATAGCCGAGCGGAAAGCCACCCAGCGCTCTTTGGCCGAAAGCGAAGAGCGGTTTCGGTTTCTGGTGGAGCAGGTGCCCGGTGTACTGTTTCAGTGGCGGGAAAACCACGACGGCTCCGCGGGCTTTTCCTACATCAGCCCCCGGCTGCGCGAGATGTTCGGCATCCTGCCGGAGCAGCTCACGCACCTGCGTGAAATCATCCATCCGGAGGATAGGCCGCAGTGGGAGGCCGCCATGGAGCTGGCCCGCAAGGATGGAAATACCTGGGCTTTTGAAGGCCGCCTGGTAGTGCCGGGCCAGCCCCTGCGCTGGTGCCGCGCCAACTCCCTGTACTCCAGCACCGATGCGCAGGGGAGTGTGTTCAGTGGCATCCTGTTAGATGTCACGGCCCTGAAACAGGCCGAAGAAACCGTGCGCGAAAATGAACAGCGCTGGCAGCTGGCTATGGAGCGGTTCGGCGACGGCGCCTGGGAGTTTAACTACCAGAACGGGCAGGAGTACTTCTCCAAAGCCTACATCCGGATGCTGGGTTACACGCAGGAAGAGTTTGAGAGTCAGCAGCAAAGCTGGATCCACCACGTGCACCCGGAAGACCAGGCCCTGAGCATACAGGCTTCCGATGCCTACCTGAGCGGACAGGTGCCCATGTACTCCGTAGAGCGGCGCTTACTGTGCAAAAGCGGCGAGTACAAATGGGTGCTCACCCGGGGGCTGATAACGAAATACGATGAGCAGGGCCGCCCCCTGATTATGACCGGGGTGCACACCGATATATCCGAAATCAAAAAAGCCAACCTGGCCATTGAGGCTACCACACTTCGCCTGTATACCACCATTTCCAACTTCCAGGAAGGTATTCTGCTGGAAGATGAAAACAACCAGGTGGTGCTGGCCAACGAGGCTATCTGTCGGATTTTCAATTTGCCGAATGCCCCGGAAGAGCTGATTGGCATGAACACGCTGATTTTTAATCAGCAGGTAAGTAATCAGTTCAAGGACGAAGCGCAATTTGCCCGGCATTACGTTGCCCTGAGAGATAACCCCCAGCTAAGAACCGGCGAAATCTTTAAGCTGAAAAACGGCCGCACGCTTCAGTGTGATTTTGTCCCGATTCAGGTAGATGAGCAATACATCGGCAGCCTGTGCAAGTTCGAGGACATCACGGAGCGTAAAAACAATGAAGATGCCCTGAAGCGGCGGGAAGAAAAGTACCGCACCATTATTGAAAGCATGAACCTGGGCCTGGTAGAGCTGGACCTGAACTCCAAAGTAACCTACGTAAACCAGGCATTCTGCGAAATCACCGGCTTTCAGCGGGAAGAATTCCTGTATCAGGAAGCCGTTAATCAGATTCTGCACGCCGACGACGTGGCGTTCCTGGATGCCAAGAACAACAGCCGCCTGCAGGGCGTTTCTGATACCTATGAGCTGGCCATCATCAGCAAAACCGGGGAAGAAAAATGGCTGCTGATTACCGCCGGGCCCATTTACAACGACCAGAAGCAGGTGTACGGCTCCATCAGCATTACCCTGGATATCACCCACCAGAAGCAGCTGGAGCATAATCTGCGCGCTGCCAAGGAGTTTGCCGAGGAGTCTACGCGCTCCAAAGAGCTGTTTCTGGCTAACATGAGCCACGAAATCCGCACGCCGCTCAATGCCATTCTGGGCATGGGCCAGCTGCTGGCCAAAACCCCGCTCAACAACGAGCAGCATAATTACCTGCGGGCCATTGCCTCCTCCGGCGAAAATCTGCTCGTGATTATCAATGATATTCTGGACCTGTCTAAAATAGGCGCCAGCCAGCTGTCCATTGAAAGCATTGGGTTTACGATGGACCACCTGCTGCGCCAGATTCAGAAAAGCCTGCATTTTAAGGCCGAAGAAAAAGGCCTGCTGTTCCTCACCTCCGTGGATGCGCGCCTGCCGGAAGTACTGCTCGGCGACCCATACCGCCTCACCCAGGTGCTGCTGAATCTGGCCGGCAATGCCATCAAGTTCACGGAAAAAGGGCAGGTAGCCATTACCTGTGAGCTGCTGGCGCAGCACCCGGGCCAGGTAGAAATTCAGTTCACCGTTTCTGATACCGGCATCGGCATCGATCCGGAGTATCTGGCCGATATTTTCAAGGAGTTCAGCCAGGAAGATACCTCAGTTACCCGTAAGTTTGGCGGTACGGGCCTGGGCCTTAGCATCAGTCGCAGCCTGGTACGGCTGATGGGTGGCGAGATTCAGATAGAAAGCCAGAAATACCATGGCACCCGCAGCCAGTTCATGCTGGTGCTGCCGGTGGGTACGCCCCTGGATCTGCCGGAAAAGATAGAAGCCACCCCCGAAAGCCGGGAAATTCTGCGCGGCAAGCACATTCTGCTGGTAGAAGACAATGCCTTTAACCGCCAGATTGCCAAAGGCTTCCTCAACAATGCCGGCATGCAGATTACGGAGGCAGAAAACGGGGCCATTGCCGTAGAGCTGGCCCGGCAACACGTATTTGATGTAATTCTGATGGATGTGCAGATGCCCGTAATGAACGGGCTGGAGGCCACCCACTTTCTGCGCCAGCAACTGGCCCTCACCACCCCCGTTATTGCCCTCACGGCCAATGCCATTAAGGGCGAGCGGGAAAAGTGCCTGCAGGCGGGCATGAACGACTACCTCACCAAGCCCTTCCAGGAAGAAGAGCTGTTCAAAATCATTGGTGCCTGGCTCACCAGTAACAAGGATCAGGAACAGGCCGATTCAGCCGCTTTGAGTCGGCCGGAAGAACCGGCTTTCTACAACCTGGAAATCATTCAGAAAATAGGGCAGGGCGACCAAAGCTTTGTGCTGCTGATGCTGGAGTCGTTTATTGAAAGCGCGCAGGAGGCCATAGAGGAGCTCACCACCGCCCGCCAGCAGCAGGATGTGCAGGTGCTGCGCGCCTCCGCGCACAAACTCAAGCCCAGTCTGGAGCACGTGCAGGTGCACCGCATTCTACCGCTGGTGCTGCAGCTGGATAAATGGTCCGGCGACTTTAAGCCGGAAATTCTGGAGCCCCTGATTGATAAAACCATGGCGCTGCTGCAGGAATTAATAGACCAGATGAGCCAAGAGCTACGGGAGCGGCAGAAAGAGGCCTAG
- the dinB gene encoding DNA polymerase IV produces MAAGHSDTRKIIHLDMDAFYASVEQRDNPELRGKPVAVGSPRQRGVVAAASYEARQFGVRSAMPSTIAQRKCPELIFVKPRFDVYKAVSRQVRAIMEDYTLLIEPLSLDEAYLDVTHTLQDQHTTATELAQQIRARIRAETQLTASAGVSYNKLLAKLASDYRKPDGLFVIRPHQGPAFVEVLSVGQFHGIGPVTAARMNQLGIFTGLDLRQQSEAFLRQHFGKSGGYYYGLARAEDHRPVEADQVRKSIGSENTFSQDLTTVEELLAGLDPELTDVWETTERMGVRGRTATVKIKYDDFQVITRSRTVVAPFASKAQFQQVSHDLLLGILPLAKGVRLLGVSLSSLDSAEPLAGQQLRLNL; encoded by the coding sequence ATGGCAGCTGGGCACTCTGATACACGCAAAATCATCCATCTGGACATGGATGCCTTCTACGCGTCGGTGGAGCAGCGCGACAACCCGGAGCTGCGCGGCAAACCCGTGGCGGTGGGCAGCCCGCGCCAGCGTGGCGTAGTGGCCGCCGCCAGCTACGAAGCCCGGCAGTTTGGAGTGCGCTCCGCCATGCCCTCCACCATTGCCCAGCGCAAATGCCCCGAGCTGATCTTCGTAAAGCCCCGCTTTGATGTATACAAAGCCGTTTCCAGGCAGGTGCGGGCCATTATGGAAGACTACACGCTTCTCATTGAGCCGCTTTCTCTCGATGAAGCTTACCTGGACGTAACGCATACGCTGCAGGACCAGCATACCACCGCCACGGAGCTGGCTCAGCAAATCCGGGCGCGCATCCGGGCCGAAACGCAGCTGACGGCCTCGGCCGGCGTGTCCTACAACAAGCTGCTGGCCAAGCTAGCCTCCGACTACCGCAAGCCCGATGGTCTCTTCGTGATACGCCCGCACCAAGGGCCGGCGTTTGTGGAGGTGCTTTCCGTGGGGCAGTTCCACGGCATTGGCCCGGTAACGGCCGCCCGCATGAACCAGCTGGGTATATTCACTGGCCTGGACCTCCGCCAGCAGTCGGAAGCTTTCCTGCGCCAGCACTTCGGCAAGTCCGGCGGCTACTACTATGGCCTGGCCCGCGCCGAGGACCACCGCCCGGTAGAAGCCGACCAAGTCCGCAAGTCCATCGGCTCTGAAAACACCTTTAGCCAGGACCTCACCACAGTAGAAGAACTGCTCGCCGGCCTCGACCCGGAGCTGACTGACGTTTGGGAAACCACCGAAAGAATGGGCGTGCGGGGCCGCACCGCAACGGTGAAAATCAAGTACGACGACTTTCAGGTCATTACCCGCAGCCGTACCGTCGTGGCGCCCTTCGCTTCAAAAGCCCAGTTTCAGCAGGTGAGCCACGATTTGCTCCTGGGTATACTGCCCCTGGCAAAAGGCGTGCGGCTGCTGGGTGTGTCACTTTCTTCCCTGGACTCAGCGGAGCCCCTGGCCGGGCAGCAGCTCCGCCTCAACCTGTAG
- a CDS encoding low molecular weight protein tyrosine phosphatase family protein, translating to MNSRQLLFICSQNRWRSLTAERLFDGHSHYEARSAGTEPGARVRVTAGHLGWADTVFVMERRHADIIQQKFGAELAGKKIINLRIPDKFQFLSPILQELLRERLREHLGPDVWMQDQA from the coding sequence ATGAATTCTCGTCAGCTACTCTTCATCTGCAGCCAGAACCGCTGGCGCAGCCTTACGGCAGAGCGGCTTTTTGATGGGCATTCGCACTATGAAGCCCGCTCGGCCGGCACCGAGCCGGGTGCCCGGGTGCGGGTAACGGCCGGGCATCTGGGTTGGGCCGATACCGTGTTTGTGATGGAGCGCCGGCACGCCGATATTATACAGCAGAAGTTTGGGGCGGAGTTGGCCGGTAAGAAAATCATTAACCTGCGCATCCCGGACAAATTCCAGTTTCTCTCGCCCATTCTGCAGGAACTGCTGCGTGAGCGGCTGCGGGAACACCTTGGGCCGGACGTTTGGATGCAGGATCAGGCTTAG
- a CDS encoding DEAD/DEAH box helicase, producing the protein MSTATFADLGLAPSFLQALEELTFTTPTPVQEQVIPLALAGQDIAGQAPTGSGKTAAYGLSILQQLDVKQDAVQVIVLVPARELALQVRDALKKLGKYLPNLRIAAFYGGHAFREETQSLKQAPHVVVATPGRLLDHFERRTIIPNQLKILVLDEADKLLELGFQDELVEIVKRLPRRRQTLLFSATMSDKVVDLIRKNLTRPRVIDVGHDDDRLPENLHLLGHVGTLEQKPAALLHLLHQPETGRALIFCNTRDRCVELTRFLQGRGVAAEVLHGKMPQPERDKALLKLRNGSSQVLVATDVAARGIDVTLLDTVIQYDAPDKADGFQHRAGRTARAGAEGTAHILATPKEQAHVQKWPIAASIKWDVIKAPKLPPASPKAPKPTNVTLHISAGKKEKVSIHDLVGTFMAHGGLERDAVGHIEVFDHYSYVAVPRQMAAEVAERVTGAKIKGRKIRVSVAE; encoded by the coding sequence ATGTCTACTGCTACTTTCGCCGACCTCGGCCTCGCTCCTTCCTTTCTGCAGGCTCTGGAGGAACTGACTTTTACCACCCCTACCCCCGTGCAGGAGCAGGTAATTCCGTTGGCGCTGGCCGGGCAGGACATTGCGGGCCAGGCCCCCACCGGCTCGGGTAAAACCGCCGCCTACGGCCTCTCCATTCTGCAGCAGCTGGATGTAAAGCAGGATGCCGTGCAGGTAATTGTGCTGGTGCCCGCCCGGGAGCTGGCCCTGCAGGTGCGCGACGCCCTCAAGAAGCTGGGCAAATACCTGCCCAACCTGCGCATAGCGGCCTTTTACGGCGGCCACGCCTTCCGCGAAGAAACCCAAAGCCTCAAGCAGGCCCCGCACGTGGTAGTAGCCACCCCGGGCCGCCTGCTCGACCACTTCGAGCGCCGCACCATCATCCCCAACCAGCTGAAAATTCTGGTGCTGGATGAGGCCGACAAGCTCCTGGAGCTGGGCTTTCAGGATGAGCTGGTGGAGATTGTGAAGCGCCTGCCGCGCCGCCGCCAGACCTTGCTGTTCTCCGCTACCATGTCGGACAAAGTGGTGGATCTGATTCGCAAGAACCTGACCCGCCCCCGCGTGATTGACGTGGGCCATGACGATGACCGCCTGCCCGAAAACCTGCACCTGCTGGGCCATGTAGGCACCCTGGAGCAAAAACCCGCCGCGTTGCTGCACCTGCTGCATCAGCCCGAAACCGGCCGCGCCCTCATATTCTGCAATACCCGCGACCGGTGCGTGGAGCTTACCCGCTTTCTGCAGGGCCGCGGCGTAGCCGCCGAAGTACTGCACGGTAAAATGCCCCAGCCTGAGCGCGACAAAGCCCTCCTCAAGCTCCGCAACGGCTCCAGCCAGGTACTGGTAGCCACCGACGTAGCCGCCCGTGGCATCGACGTAACGCTGCTGGACACCGTGATTCAGTATGATGCGCCGGACAAAGCCGATGGTTTCCAGCACCGGGCCGGCCGCACGGCCCGCGCCGGCGCCGAGGGCACGGCCCACATTCTGGCCACGCCCAAAGAGCAGGCCCACGTGCAGAAATGGCCTATTGCCGCCAGCATTAAGTGGGATGTCATCAAAGCACCTAAGCTGCCGCCCGCCTCGCCTAAAGCCCCCAAGCCAACCAACGTAACGCTGCACATCTCCGCCGGCAAAAAGGAGAAGGTAAGCATTCACGATTTGGTGGGCACGTTTATGGCGCACGGCGGTCTGGAGCGCGACGCCGTGGGTCACATTGAAGTATTTGACCACTACAGCTACGTAGCCGTACCGCGCCAGATGGCGGCCGAGGTAGCAGAGCGGGTAACCGGAGCCAAAATCAAAGGCCGGAAAATCCGGGTTTCGGTGGCGGAATAA
- a CDS encoding YihY/virulence factor BrkB family protein has translation MTKVREPGEPHPKAWTDFFVLLHRAGRVLAANDPLRLGAATAFFTTFALPPILIILVQIIGSFYSTSLVRGLLLVKLSHLLGASAAELVQQILQNVSNVERSRLVTWLGFGFLLFIATTLFVVIQNSLNQLWNIRPRRATHKLQKLLKERARSLGALLATALLSVLAFVSDTGLALFADYIKDFDPTFGYFVIQVLNQVVSLLILTAWFTATFRNLSLAKVPWRAVLRGALLTAVLIDLGEFVLGHLLVPRNLGPIYGPASSIVLVLLFVFYSAMIFYFGACFTKVYAHYIGLDIRAKKSAVRYRLLDITDE, from the coding sequence ATGACAAAAGTACGCGAGCCAGGCGAGCCTCACCCCAAAGCCTGGACGGATTTCTTTGTGCTCCTGCACCGCGCCGGCCGGGTGCTGGCCGCCAACGACCCGCTTCGGCTGGGCGCCGCCACGGCCTTCTTCACCACGTTTGCCCTGCCGCCCATTCTCATCATTCTGGTGCAGATTATCGGCTCTTTCTACTCCACCTCTCTGGTGCGCGGGCTGCTGCTGGTGAAACTTTCCCACCTGCTGGGCGCCTCGGCGGCCGAGCTGGTGCAGCAAATTCTGCAGAACGTATCCAACGTAGAGCGCAGCCGGCTGGTCACGTGGCTGGGCTTTGGGTTTCTCCTGTTTATTGCCACTACCCTATTCGTAGTCATTCAGAACTCGCTCAATCAGCTCTGGAACATCCGGCCCCGCCGGGCCACGCACAAGCTGCAGAAGCTGTTGAAAGAGCGCGCCCGCTCCCTGGGCGCCCTGCTGGCCACGGCTCTGCTCTCGGTGCTGGCGTTTGTCTCGGATACGGGCCTGGCGCTGTTTGCGGATTACATCAAGGATTTTGACCCCACCTTCGGCTATTTTGTTATTCAGGTGCTCAATCAGGTGGTTTCTTTGCTGATTCTCACGGCCTGGTTTACCGCCACCTTCCGCAACCTGAGCCTGGCCAAAGTGCCGTGGCGGGCGGTACTGCGCGGCGCCCTTCTCACCGCCGTCCTCATTGACTTAGGCGAGTTTGTGCTGGGCCACCTGCTGGTGCCACGCAACCTGGGCCCTATCTACGGACCGGCGTCCAGCATTGTGCTGGTGCTGCTATTTGTGTTTTACTCGGCCATGATTTTCTACTTTGGGGCGTGCTTTACCAAGGTGTACGCACACTACATTGGGCTCGATATCCGGGCTAAAAAATCGGCGGTGCGCTACCGCCTGCTGGACATTACTGACGAGTAG
- a CDS encoding DUF2062 domain-containing protein, protein MSDLLPSSPVTPPPPVGWFRRRALEPLLNLLRQGLSPRQLALTVALATACGLVPLLGVTTLLATVAAVRLRLNVAAMLLVSHLLSPLQLLLMIPLLQWGERLISNSKTSGLTLEKLRYYFAEDWSGGLQVLWRAELGALLLWLGLSAVVGPLLFVVLRPMFAHLAARQKAKAIQNA, encoded by the coding sequence TTGTCTGACCTGCTTCCTTCTTCCCCCGTCACTCCACCGCCACCGGTCGGCTGGTTTCGGCGCCGTGCCCTGGAGCCGCTGCTGAACCTGTTGCGGCAGGGCCTCTCGCCCCGGCAGCTGGCCCTTACGGTAGCGCTGGCTACTGCCTGCGGGCTGGTGCCGCTGCTGGGCGTTACCACGCTGCTGGCCACGGTCGCTGCCGTGCGCCTGCGCCTGAATGTGGCCGCCATGCTGCTGGTAAGCCATCTGTTGAGCCCCCTGCAGCTGCTGCTGATGATTCCGCTTCTGCAGTGGGGCGAGCGACTGATATCCAATAGTAAAACCTCCGGGCTTACTCTGGAAAAGCTGCGCTACTATTTTGCCGAGGACTGGTCCGGAGGCCTGCAGGTGCTGTGGCGCGCCGAGCTGGGGGCGCTGCTGCTCTGGCTGGGCCTCTCGGCGGTGGTGGGGCCGCTGTTGTTTGTAGTGCTGCGCCCAATGTTTGCGCACCTGGCCGCCCGGCAGAAAGCAAAGGCCATCCAAAACGCATAA
- a CDS encoding enhanced serine sensitivity protein SseB C-terminal domain-containing protein — protein MGLFDFLKSKKAAESTPAAAPTPSTPNPGTSAPEAAGPRYKRPNYTSPAPVELPLPPLPPMKQPIMPPMPTFEPNNALEGALLQAAQDPASRALFYRELLRQNLVILPAFDEENPATGLVVPEPGMQIQLQVLNDGKLPVFSSLERVYENGAVSGDVAYMLISGLDYFRMVQGAECVLNPFSPFGKLLTVPELEDLLAGNLSGSDEELEGSLADKRVSLDQPDERPVALIEAVRVFCAARPAIEAVYLAQLTVEDNPGPARLLLGFTIDNDDASMFPEMGPVVQGHLAQDQTIDLMLINPSAEDPLANYFRGTEPIYQRAS, from the coding sequence ATGGGTCTGTTTGACTTCCTGAAATCCAAGAAAGCCGCTGAGTCTACTCCGGCCGCTGCACCTACTCCCAGCACTCCAAACCCCGGCACTTCTGCCCCGGAAGCGGCCGGTCCGCGCTATAAGCGTCCCAACTACACCTCGCCTGCTCCGGTTGAGCTGCCGCTGCCACCCCTCCCCCCGATGAAGCAGCCCATCATGCCTCCCATGCCCACCTTCGAGCCGAACAATGCGCTGGAAGGGGCGCTATTGCAGGCGGCGCAGGACCCAGCCTCCCGGGCCTTGTTCTACCGGGAGCTGTTGCGACAGAATCTGGTGATTCTCCCGGCTTTTGATGAGGAGAATCCCGCCACCGGCCTGGTTGTTCCGGAGCCCGGCATGCAGATACAGCTGCAAGTGCTGAATGATGGCAAGCTGCCGGTATTCAGCTCCCTGGAGCGGGTGTATGAGAATGGCGCCGTGAGCGGCGACGTGGCCTACATGCTGATTTCCGGCCTGGATTACTTCCGCATGGTGCAGGGCGCAGAGTGCGTGCTGAACCCCTTCTCGCCCTTTGGCAAGCTGCTGACCGTACCAGAGCTGGAAGATTTGCTGGCCGGCAACCTCTCGGGCTCCGATGAGGAGCTGGAAGGCTCGTTGGCCGATAAGCGCGTTTCCCTGGACCAGCCCGACGAGCGGCCGGTGGCTTTAATTGAAGCTGTGCGGGTGTTCTGCGCCGCGCGTCCTGCCATTGAGGCCGTATACCTGGCCCAGCTGACGGTGGAAGACAACCCCGGCCCGGCCCGCCTGCTGTTGGGCTTTACCATTGATAACGATGATGCCTCCATGTTCCCGGAAATGGGACCGGTAGTGCAGGGCCATCTGGCGCAGGATCAGACTATCGACCTGATGCTGATAAACCCCTCCGCCGAGGACCCGCTGGCCAACTACTTCCGCGGAACGGAGCCCATTTACCAGCGCGCTTCTTAA
- a CDS encoding c-type cytochrome, translating into MPSAIHLLRGAAVAAAIWLLAGCFTNKQNEGARLYLEHCSNCHGEQGAGLRRLIPPLARADYLTKNRAGLPCILRKGQKGVVVVNAVEYNQVMPPHEDLTDSQITNILNFLQQSWGNKGEPYTIREVSDLLGACQGSDGR; encoded by the coding sequence ATGCCGTCCGCTATCCACCTGCTGCGGGGCGCGGCCGTAGCCGCGGCTATCTGGCTGCTGGCGGGCTGCTTTACCAACAAGCAGAATGAGGGTGCCCGCCTGTACCTGGAGCACTGCTCTAACTGCCACGGCGAGCAGGGTGCCGGCCTGCGCCGCCTGATTCCGCCCCTGGCCCGCGCCGATTATTTAACGAAGAACCGGGCGGGCTTGCCCTGTATTCTGCGCAAAGGCCAGAAAGGGGTGGTGGTAGTGAATGCTGTGGAATATAACCAGGTGATGCCGCCGCACGAGGACCTGACGGACTCCCAGATTACCAACATCTTGAACTTCCTGCAGCAGTCCTGGGGCAACAAAGGGGAGCCATATACCATCCGGGAAGTATCGGATCTGCTGGGCGCCTGCCAGGGCAGCGACGGCCGCTAA